A window of Vespula vulgaris chromosome 25, iyVesVulg1.1, whole genome shotgun sequence genomic DNA:
GTTACGTGCTTAAAAAGTCGCGAAGAAGTGCAATTCATTTTTGCAAATCTCTTTTCGTCCATCTGAAAACTTTTGTATTaggtgaaaaaaatatttcttcttcttctttctttttttctctctctttcttttcaacgtcATTCAACAAAGTCGTTGCTTGcatttaaaataaacatacgtttCAACTTTGACCTTTCGTAAGATTTTCTGTCCGATGTATGAACAATATGAAACGTCCGAACGTTAATCGAATTTCGAACAATAACTTTGAAAACTTTTCTGACGTTTTCATGATAGTACCTTTTGCTAAATAACAATAGTCTAAGCTCGAACGTATTGTCCaagtattgtatataataatctgGAGTAACGGAAAACAATaccacgaaagaaagaaataaagagataaacagaaagagagaaaatcaaagtaatatttatttgtaaaacaCGTCTACGTAGCTCCaacgaatataattaaaaaacaaaaaaaaatgaaatgaaatgaaatgaaatgaaatgaaatgaaattaaacgaattgaACGTAAAAGAGTCATACCCAAATTCTAATTGGGTATACCCAAATTCCAATTAGACGTCAAGGATAATGATCAGATGTATCAAATATCGATGAGGGATGaaattttgaatgaaaaatgtcgactcacgaaaatcaaaaaaacTTTATCGACGAGATCCACAACGCGTGTTTGTTACaatgaaaaacaaattcaTGTCAGTCGTatcaaattcttttctataaaatgaaGCGTCCTAAATCGTTCTTGGGAACGAAtaattatcatctttttttaaattcgattgaattatatcatatacagATGATATATCGTTAGTGAGTATTCTAGTAAGTGGTTAGTTCACACAGTACCGTACGTATTTTGTGGTAGGCCACGTTCGTGTAATtacctctctctgtctctgtttctttctcacacactCTTGTGTTCTTGAATCCTTGATACTAATTAAAACGCCGACGCTGAGATAAACAggcatatatataagttttatacgtacatgtgtACGAGGAAAAGTGCAATGCTAGggaacatatatgtatatatatatatagtcatgtataaaaagaaggaaaaagagagtaagagaataagagagagagagagagagagagagaatatacgtGAACGTTAGAATGGTCTATGTAAAAGTATTGAAGCGGTTCATTGTGAGCCGAACAATGACCGAGTGGCCAAGTGTGAGGGTCAGGGACgtgaggaggaaagagaagacacACTTCAGACGTTCCTATAGGTATACATACGTCTATTTCTCTGTATACCGTGTGTCTCACTATACATatgcgtatgtacgtgtgtacggAGCTTAAACTGCATTTTTACCTAACCTCTTtctcacatatacacacgtatgatACCAgcataaaatttctaatatcgaatagaaaagagatgTATCTAAAATccgacattaaaaaaaaaaaagaaagaaaaaaagatttaaattatttctcaatAATGCTTTACGACGAATTAATCgtgaatttgataaaaaaaaaaagaaaaagtgaaaaatgttgaaattgataatatcagatagaaagagagagagagagagagagagagagagcgttaGAACAGCGTTAGAAAACGGACTTGGTTAATTCGTGAAACGAGTATTCGAAGCGAGAAATCACACATAcatggagaaaaagagagagagagaagtataagAGCAGCAAACGGATAAACATTTACCAAGACGATCGTTATAGGTATAGgatatgcatatgtgtatgtgtgtctgtttatatacgtatatagcaataatatgtgtgtatgtataacatGGAGTCTAGGAAGGCACGTAAGGAGCTGCGCCGAGTGCAGCTCTTCTAACGGTAATTCCTTTAGACCAGTACCGCAACTTCTGCAGTCAGAAGAGTCGTTCCTTGCTACTGGACTCTATCTACCACTCCTGCACTCCTTGCTCCTGTgattctttctgtttctgtttcttctgAAGTCCCTATCCTAAGAAACGTACCaatcatcttctctctctctttctctttctctttctctttctctttctctttctcttttacgtagCAAATGCAAGTGATCGTATGGTTAGGCTTAACAAATTCAGGTTCGTTCAAAATTGAAGTTGAATTTATAATACGGAttcattttgttaataattggGTAATAATTGTTTTGGATATAATCatgtctatttctcttttacgttgCAAATGCAAGTGATCGTATGGTTAGGCTTAAATTCAGGTTCGTTCAAAATTGAAGTTGAATTCACAATACGGAttcattttgttaataattgttttgGATTTAATCttgtctatttctcttttacgttgCAAATGCAAGTGATCGTATGGTTAGCCTTAACAAATTCAGGTTCGTTCAAAATTGAAGTTGAATTCACAATACGGAttcattttgttaataattgttttgGATTTAATCttgtctatttctcttttacgttgCAAATGCAAGTGATCGTATGGTTAGCCTTAACAAATTCAGGTTCGTTCAAAATTGAAGTTGAATTTATAATACGGAttcattttgttaataattggGTAATAATTGTTTTGGATATAATCatgtctatttctcttttacgttgCAAATGCAAGTGATCGTATGGTTAGGCTTAAATTCAGGTTCGTTCAATATTGAAGTTGAATTCACAATACGGAttcattttgttaataattgttttgGATTTAATCttgtctatttctcttttacgttgCAAATGCAAGTGATCGTATGGTTAGCCTTAACAAATTCAGGTTCGTTCAAAATTGAAGTTGAATTTACAATACGGAttcattttgtaattaattgggtaataattattttggaTATAATCatgtctatttctcttctacgTTGCAAATGCAAGTGATCGTATGGTTAGTCTTAACAAATTCAGGTTTGTTCAAAATTGAAGTTGAATTCACAATACGGAttcattttgttaataattgggtaataattattttggaTATAATCatgtctatttctcttttacgttgCAAATGCAAATGATTTTATGATTAGCCTTAACAAATTCAgattcattgaaaattgaaattgaattcACAATacagaatttataataattgtttcgGATATAatcttgtctttttctcttttacatagCAAATGCAAGTGATTTTATGGTTAGGCATAACAAATTcagattaatttaaaattgaagTTGAATTTACAGTACGGTGTGACATATTCATTATCatttcgttaataatcgtTTCGGACATAAAATTAATCTGATTTCATTAGATTCGAGtcgtaagaattttaattgtttataaagCAATCTTTCGATTAGGATAATCGACAATATCGATTTAGGCGTTTAATCACAAATCTTTAATTATACtgagtataatattttcaataaaaatctcgaaaatttccaaatattaatattacttggAAGGAACGTTTTTCCAACACTTTTATAACAGAAAATTCAAATCAATGTTCAAAATTAGAAATACAAGATTAGGTatcacaaaaacaaaaattatcgatCAGTCTAATCAAATCTTTCTCGAGTGATCCCAAATTCTTATTCGTTTGTCACGAATTCTAATCGcacgattagaaaattttatatcgcttgattcttttcaaatttctgtttttcttttttctttcattttatcattccATCggtatacataaaaaagaaaaaaaagaaagaaaaaaaaatctcaagaACGATTGGTGCatcataaaatttcatttgccGTAACTTAGGTTATACTACCGACGTTTAACTCtattaaatcattaaatcATTCTTAAAAGAGTTGAAATAAATGCATCTCGCTGTTAGATACAGTCCATCCATTTTGTTGGAACGAAATGCATGgagtatatatagtatatatatagtatatatatatatatctccgtatatatataccgtaCACGTGTAACAAACTTACACGCGTTCATTTCGTTCATCCATTCCGTCATTATGCTATCAGACGATGCAATTGCCAATTGGTTCTACGCTAGTAGTAAATTTTCCTTGGCGGCGACGTCTTGCAGATCGGTTAAACACCATCCTCGACTTCCTTTACTCATCCCTCACctattttcatactttttctatctcacattttctatctcacaaatatacacacatacacatatgcatagAGATACCAGTTCGTATTAGTTTTCCTTCTCCCTCAcccattttattattttttattactctctctctctcttgctctttttttttattcaatgtaGAAGAAAGTAGATTGCTATTGGTTTTCTTCGACGCTAATATATCgagataattatatgtgtacgtgtgtgtgtttatgagTATGTTTGTGATATCAAAGTTTGAAATTTGTGGGTTAATggaaaatcgataattatctatcgaaattttatttattttatattcttttctttttttttttacgagtaaatgtgtgtgtgagagagagagagagagagagagagagagagagatgcaacgACCTATGCATCGATGTGCATCCAAGAACGATGCATCACGCCTTTACAAGGAGGCATAACGTGCCATGGCGTCTTGTAATTATCTCGTAGATATGAAATCGTGACTGTACGTGCGGCGTTTAAATCAGATATGtagaaagtaatttttttttatttttttatttttgttacaaTCCCTActcttacttttctctttccttttccttttttttttttttatttcttttaacgtcGCGATTAATCGTACGTAGCCGTCAAATCGCAAAATTGCACAAAAATAATCggaaaatatcaaaaagagatataatttgaaattttgttgAAGGATGAAAAAATTGAATCCCAGaacgatctcgatctcgatcgattaataCGGCCCTGAAATCGAGGATCATCGAAGATCTTTGAAGTATCATCGATAGATATCTAGATTCTAAACGGTAGCTTTCTCGAGAAACGAATGTAGAGAAATATGTACGACTGTTAACACAGCTGTTAACTGTGCTCCACAGTGTATATACCAGTATgtataacaacaataataaaagacaGTATTAGCACGCGGCTTATCGGTaatgatttatcgatattGCGCAACTAGGTTCCCCTTAACACCCCTCAGGCTCCCCTAACTCCTTCAGGCTTCTTAACTCCCCCCTAGACCCCTAACCTCCCACCCCAACAACACCCCACCCCATCGATTCTCGCGTTGttgtattttcttccttttatctaTTCGATTCGAGAACTTGGAGAAAACGCCGGTTACACTCTTCGAAGACTTGATTTATGTATGTTGGTGTTATTACTTGTTGGTGTTAACCGTGGAAATTAATTAAGTGTTCCCGAATGATCGGAATGGTAGAATAGAATTAAGAAACGATTGTTAAGCTGTTTTACAATCGTTGATAAGTTACCacgtttgtttctttatttctttcaaagatgGAACAATTTCATTGAGTAATTTACTTGTCAATTTATTATtggaataatttcatttcattttaataacgatGCTCGTGTCTtggcaatttttttctctctttctctctctttttttttttttttaaatcggtGATTTATAAAACGTGATTAAAACTCTCGTCGAGATGGAATAGTAACTGATACGCTCCGATGATGATTGATTAGCTGGATTTatcaattgatttttctttctttttttttttcttacatctttttttaaatatttctcgtCGAGTGTTGCATCTCAAGTTTTTATCGAATCGGTTGTTAAATCATGTTATCGATTGAGATTTTGCGATTAAGTTTATGAATGGACGTTCGTGACGTTCGTTCTtatttgcttctttctttctttttttttaacttgaatttttattaaatcgtgTTGAAGATTACGATTGAAATTTTGAGATTGTCCTTGAAACTGCGAATGATAAAAATCAACTGCATTTGCGCTGAATCGTCGACACTTGTTGTCGTTATTGTTGTTGAATCGTGATTGAATTTTTTGCCCTTTAATTCGAtcgtaattaaaagaaattttgttgttGAACAAGATCATCCAAATCATTGATTCAACAGAAGGAGtaaattcgattataaaaataatctaataacttgataattttgttaaatataacgtaacataatattaatttcgatgaattaaaaaataggatgaaatttattcaaatagaataaattaatcgGAGAGATCGAGCactgtgtgtgtattatattaataagtataatttgATCTAGTCGTATAAGGAAATCGTTGTCGCCAATGTCCTTTTCATTCCGATATACCAAAATCAACAGAGCGAATCAATTTATTCCGCGTTGCTCGATGTTTATTAGCCACTTTCGTGGGCTGTGTTTATTCGACCGGCAAGATATAGACGAAAGGGAATAATAAAGAGGGTGAAAGCAATACGTATCGAAACGAatagataagaaataagagagtGTGTCAGTGgtgttgaaaaaatttatatatatacatacacacacatatatatatgtatgtacatataatatgtatcgAAACGAatagataagaaataagaaaatttgttactgttgttaaaaaaatttatatatatatatatattaaatattatttatatttaatgattttatttcattatatttaattatatatattatttatatttatattttatcatttacatacattatatatatatatatatatatatatatatatatatatacgagtgATTTACATtggaatataaagataaagttgataagaaaatatttgtttaacgATGCATATCtagaatgaaattgaaatatgTAAGTTAGAATGATTAGTATACTTTAATTAGTCAAATCATAATATACAGTttacatattacataaatccatgtacttacgtatgtgaattaatatttaccgTACGACATCTCGGCCGGCTCTCTTGTATTTGCAGTTGTGCATGCACGGAATGCAAACAAGGAACACTGTCGTTAATTATCTGACGAACAATATCTACAGTTTAAATACAGAGACGCGTGTGTTAGTTTCTCGGTTAACGAGagtgaatatttttgttttctttcttttcctttttacttcttatttttcttttctctctctcttttttttttaaactccTAACACGATTTATAAACCGcggaattaattaaaaaaaaaaaaaaaaaaaaaaatatttttgttgacGTTAATCAGaccgtaataatttttaattaacatccCCACGTAGACCGAcaccattttattttatttatttattttctttttctttaataaaaatcgaaatcaTCAATTCGTTCcaaattaatttcacttttattgcaaaatgaaaataatcattcTTCTTTGTgtgataataatacaaaaaaaaagaaaaaaaaagaaaaagaatagcttgaaaaaatatttgaagaatttAAATGAAACACTAAGACTAATCGTCAGGGacatatagaatataaattagaTTAGAATCAATGCGGAGTAGAGTAGAGTTTCATAGTGTCAGCTTAGATGCCGTTAGCCACAGTCGTTTATTCGGTTTATTCTAACAAGAGTGAGTACATAGTATAGTATTAGAGAACAGTCGAGAAGATGTTTGTTCGTCGAtcggaaagaagaaactaaaataaaCACGTGGAACGGTAACGgtgaaatttttcttacgacCTCTACCACCCCTCACCCCTTCacttctcttactctctatctcttttctctctctatctctttctatctccctctatttctctctctctctctctctctcacacacacacacacacacactctcgtAACTATGCGTTTGCTAAAAACGGAACACACGTTCAGAtagaaaattcgatcgagTGAAAATAGTATCAACGAGTTAAGTTAAACTAGTTTTTCAGTTACATGCATCAGCTGTTATAACAGGTACTAATTATGACAAATTATTGTTCcgaacaaattgtttattattttattattattatttacgtacagatatgttcttctttttcttgtttaattttaattttattatcgttattattatttttgctttttttgttttttttttttttttttggaatttcaatcgaattctatatactatttttgaaatgttaattttgttatttttccttcttcttaacTTTCTGTTTTTGAAAtatcaattttgttaatttcctTTGTAATTGtaatcttacttttttttcttaagtgTTAattctattgttattattattattattattattattattattattttggaatttcaattttgtattTGAAGAATCttgattttgttattttcttttgtttcttttcaattttaatcttCACCGTTTATCAatcaatttctaattaattattgtccCAGTATTATACAGGAtcgtttaaagaaagaaaataaaaaagaaagtagaagtCGATTCAATTTATCGAATACACGATATCGTCGATAAATCATTAGATACATTAGAAATGATTAGAATctgattgaaataaaatcttgGATACAATAGAACTCCGTACAAGGATCAATTTCGTTGtaaattctttcgaaattaaattttaacttGGACGATCTCAATCGTGATCCAAACGTTTAATCAAACTATAATAAATCTAATCCATAATCCGGGTGCCATGTATCCTATTCTAATGCGAacataaacgaaataataatctcaGTAACAATTCTAATACCTATTCTAATCTCATTGTTCAGTTCTAAGTTCGAACGGATCCATTAATTATCTGATCATAAACGTATCATAATCCAAACGATCAAAATTCAACCGTGTTTAACCCAAATTATAATCCAATAACGATCCAGCCTAAACCGTTCTAATCCAATTCTAATACTAAAACATTAATTAAACCGTAGATAACACAGAAGAAACTCGATAGCAACTACAAACACAAATTCGCAAGTTCCAAAATCAAATCCCATGAAACTAACTAACTGTAAAGTCTTAAGCCTCAGTTCGTCGAAACTTTCGATCGTTGATCTAAATTTTTGGAACTTCAAATTTCGTCATTTCCCATGAAAAACGATAAGAATTACCCACTCTACTTTCAACCCCCATAGATATTCATTTTCCTaacgatttattaaatatcgtcGACTATacttcaaatttatttctaatgacGCTATCTAATGACCTATGATTGCTactgatataattttttaaaaatttatttaaaaaaaaaagaaaaaaaatccctAGAAACACTAGACAAACATTCTCACCATAGAAACGCacaattttcattgatattctttacgaaaattaaaaaaatagaaaaaaacccTTATGAATCCtagaaaacaatttctttttttacaaaacaaaTCTTTACATAGACAGAATCCACAACAACAtacaaataaatcaaatttccTTTGCATGATACAAtagttattacaaatattcttacaaatattatattcgatataatacaAACTAATAAAAACTTTCATGATACAGatgtaaatacgtacatacatacatacacaaacacacatacatattctctctttcacacacatacacacacacacacacatcattTCTAAACGTTCTCGTTCTTAACTGCTgacacatacacattttttttccctcttcactctctctctctctctctctctctctctctctctctctctctctctctctcacatacacacacatatatatacatataaaatatactttatatctctctatctctctcccactctttcaTCGTCCTATCGTCACTCGAAATAAACACACGTCGTTCAGTACGTGATGCGGACATAAATATCGAGTTGCGGGATcgtttttccatctctttttctaacacACACGATATACgtgcacatacacatatatactagACACTAGATAAGGAATATACCGGAGTCTTGCTCCTTATCGACACGATGCTGACTATGCTCGAGAACTCGCGAAACGAAACGACTCTTCTCGAATGTTgttctcgtcgtcctcgtcctcctcctccaccttcttcttcacctccttcttcacctcctccttcttctcattctctttgtCTCACTTTCTGCTCCTCCTCAAGAGACTTTGAAACCAAAGACGATCATGGGAATCGGTTAACTAACGTAAGCGAAAAGCTAAacgtcgtttctttctttactctcAGTTGCTTTCCATTCGCGACAGTGAACGGTTCGATCAATTGCAttcattctctcatttttttattattattattattattattattattgttattgttatcgttattgtttttgtcgttgttgttgtttttattgtgGTCTTtgactttgtttcttttttttaatgctattcgttcgttcattttttcgtttcctttttctttctttctttctttctttttttttatttatttatttataacttcgTCGAACGAAAGTCTACCTTATCGATCGAGCTCACtttactctttttcatttggatttttcttttcttacaaattttttttcctttctttcttattaataaatgcagtaaatttctttttccttttaattgatttattattattatttgttttgtttttctattattattattattattaatctcgaCAAATTAATCGTGGAGTAATTTAGAGAttagattttttaatcttgtaagaactttcttttctttctttcttttttcttttttctttttttttttaagaatcgtTCTccgtcaattaatttttttttttaattattattattatcattaattattattttcgtttttttttttttgatcataatccatcgtttaatcgtttttattattaatttttctttcccttttgttTGTGGTTCTTTCTCGatcattcgatttatttttattatcattatcatcatcatcatcatcatcatcattattattattactatttttttttctttttttacgaagaGATTCGCATAAAGATCGAAAGACAAGAAGGATGGAGGATCTTGAAAAGGATTTCTTcagtgtgcgcgtgtgtgtgcgttttatttattttttttccttttatttttctggaaaaggtattattattcttcttattattattaatattattattatcatcattattgattttcttttcttttctattctttttttatcgtttcttctttaatcttatattaaatttgtttacttTCATCTCCTTATTAGATCATCTCTATTATTTGCTTTGCTTcggttttttatttcttttcttcttattttaattttacgattctTTTTACAATTCTTAATTGTTTAATTGCACGTACTTTCTTTTCTGGGATTTTAATAtgtgtgaatgtgtgtgtgtgtatgtatgtgtacatattgtatattttttatactctctttttctctcttttttcttttcttttttgatttaattgaTCGTTTAGAATCAATTTGAttttacaaacaaataaataaataatatatatatatatttatgtatataattgtttttattaatatattaagataaatattatcgtattatttgtattcattttcttctttttttactttcttcttttcttttcttttttttggttacTGCACTGCTTCGTCTACTTTATTCTTGGAACAAGAATTACACCAGAATGTAACACGATAGTATtcacgttattatttttccttcttaacgAATCATCAAGAATGAACATTCGAtccgtagaaaaaaaaaatatttatcttcaaTCTTTCGTTACatcatttctttctaaatttgtaaatatcgatttttactGAAAAGTTTCTATACGATCAAACAATCAAAACTATATATGgacaattttttgaaaaatcatttacctttttttttctcataaaaatttctttataactatgaattaaaataaaacatatatatatatatatatatcaatagaaataataattagaattctttttctaattattcgaattaatctATCGTCGACtcaatgaattcttttttcttttttttaattaatcgccATTTTGAATTCATAGATTGAggttagaaataaaatcaatattgaagctaatttttttttttttttttttacaaatgacaaacaaaatgattacgtcgaaaaaatatatatatatatgtgtatatataatataaagataaaaatagaaaagaatgcAACCGTACTGATAAATTATCTTATCTATTAAACGATTACCATTTGTCGTATTGTGTCTCCTATTTCCTCTAAAGagaatatacgtatttatgttaCACGATGCTTCCGCGaactattatcatttatttgttaattataccTCATTTCCTATTGAGAAATCAAGAATGAAAATGACcctgaatatatgtatatatatataaaataaaacaatttaatatattcaattttcaatattattgaaattagaTATAGAGAGTAAAAAGTGAAACAATATTAAtgacataaatttatataaatttaatttatttttataatttatttgtattaattatttatttataaaactatcttatatcttacatatatacgtgtatgtatggaAATTTTGACCATGAAAATGAGAATTAGAAATTCTACAAATGCATCTAAGTTTTCCTAACGATTTAGATTCCTAACGATTATAGTTTTACTAGTTTCTAAGCAATCACCAAGAGATTTCCAGTAACGTAGCTACTGATtattattccctttttttttcttcttttcttttcttttcttcttattcttttttttctttt
This region includes:
- the LOC127072375 gene encoding uncharacterized protein LOC127072375; this translates as MQVIVWLGLTNSGSFKIEVEFTIRIHFVNNCFGFNLVYFSFTLQMQVIVWLALTNSGSFKIEVEFTIRIHFVNNCFGFNLVYFSFTLQMQVIVWLALTNSGSFNIEVEFTIRIHFVNNCFGFNLVYFSFTLQMQVIVWLALTNSGLFKIEVEFTIRIHFVNNWVIIILDIIMSISLLRCKCK